The bacterium DNA window AATTCTTATCAACAAGAACACGTAATACGGGAAAAAGATCAGGTTTTCTTTGTATCTCATCAATAACTATAAAACCTTTTAAGTTTCCAAATGCCAATATAGGATTTTCGAGTCTGGCCAAATGACGTGGATCTTCAAGGTCAAAGAAGTGAACTTCTTCTGAAACATTCCGTGAAAATTGTTTGGACAACGTTGTTTTTCCACATTGTCTAGGTCCTAAAATTGCAACAACAGGATTTTCTTTCAGCCTTTCTTTCAGCAACTTTAATTCCTTTACCCGCTTAATCTCCATATAATCCTCCGTAAATATCCATAATTATACCATGAAATTTCGACACGTCAAGTCGAAATTTCATGGTAATTTTCACAAAGCAAAAAAAATGCTAACATACAAAGGCTGAAAAACATGAGTAACTCTCACAGCAAGATATTCATTGTCATGATAGTAGCTTTTTGATATAAGAAGTTACTCTAATAAGACGGGTCAACTGACCAGAATTAGATGTATCTAAAAATAGTCTCGACCAATTTAAGATATATAGTAAGCTAGAAGATGAACACCTAAAATTAAGGAGTTAATTAAATGAAATCTCTTATTGAAGAAGGTTACAAAGTTTACAACGAATCTAAGATAAAAAAAGGTGGCAAGATTTATCTTCTTGCAAAAAAAGACCTTAAGAAATATCTGGTTTCGGATGATACGGAATTTGAGAAGTCTGTAGAAAAAATATCTAAATATAATGTCTATGAAAAAACTCACTTCAATGCTCTTAGATTGCGTAATTTATTCAAGCATCTAAATCCCGTTGCTTGCGGAATTAAGAGAAGTTTTGGTTTTGGAGACAGATTGGGATTAGCTACTCCGGGCCATATTAAGACCATTAAAGGCAGGGATATATTTCCGATTCTTTCCCAGCAGTCTATACGAGAAATGGAACGCACAGGCCGCAGTATGGAAATTGTCTTGGATGATGCTATGTGGGGAGTTTTTCAGGAAGGATACAGGAAAGGCTATGGAGCAGATATTGACCATGTCAAAGAGCAGGATGATGTTATTAAAGCATGTGAACATGGTTATACTATGTACACCATAGACCCTTCAGATTATATTAATGACAACGTAAAGGATATGTCTCATGAGGAACTTACATCAACGTATGAAAGTATTCCAAACACAGACTTCTACGAAAGGCTTTATTTGGGAAAAACCTATGAAATAGGTAAAATAGGTGCAAACACATACAAGATGACCAAGACTGAGCTGATGAATATTATTTCTGTCTATGCCAAGGCATTAGAGCATATTGTAAATTGTTATAATATTGTTAAAGAGAGGATTTTAAACGGTTTTGATTTTGAGGCATCAGTAGATGAAACTGATACTCCAACCACTCTTTTAGCTCATATATTTATTGTAGAGGAACTCAGGCGAAACAGGGTCAATTTTACAAGTCTGGCCTTAAGATTTATTGGAGAGTTTGAAAAAGGGATTGATTATATTGGTGATATAGAGATATTTAAAAAAGATTTCTTAGCTCATGCTGATATATGCCGCCACTTTGGCGGATATAAGCTAAGCATTCACAGCGGCAGTGATAAATTTTCCATTTATCCGACAGTCGCAGAAGCTACTGAAGGAGTATTTCACATCAAGACAGCCGGAACAAACTGGCTGGAGGCAGTCCGCCTTATCAGCCATAAGAACCCTGTCCTCTACCGGCGCATGCACCAGATAGCACTTAGTAATTTTGAAAAAGACCGTAAATCATATCATGTTACCACTGATCTATCCAGAATTCCCGCGCTTAGCAAACTCTCTAATGAAGAGCTCCCTGAGCTTCTCAATGAAAATAATTCCAGACAGCTTCTGCATATTACATACGGGAGCATCCTGAAAGATATGAAAGATGAGATCTATAAGACCTTAAATATTTATGAGAATGAGCATTATGAGATGCTTGGAACCCACTTAGGTAAACATCTGGATTTGGCAAGCAACTCCTGATACAACAATTCTGTTTGCTTTGCCATTATTCGTGCATCATAGTTTGATTTAATAAACTTGCTTGCATTTCTGCCAAATTTACTTGCAAGACCTTCATTATCAAGAAGCTGTATTACAGCGTTTGCTAACGATCTTGCGTCTTTGGAAGGAATTAATAAACCTGTTTCTTCATGTTTAATAATTTCTCTTATTCCATCTACATCCGTTCCTACAACCGATTTTCCGAGATACATTGCCTCAACAAGTACTCTTGGCAGTCCTTCAAATAATGAAGGCTGAACAATTATGTCGCACATGGATATAACATTTGCAATGTCTTTCCTGTATCCAAGAAACCTTACATGTTCATGAATATGTAACTTTCTGCAAATACTCTCAAGGTATTCTCTTGTTATGCTATCTTCACCGCATATTGCAAACGTAACATTTTTATGTCCCTCTAATACTATTTTGCAAGCCTGGAGGAAGTATAGATGTCCTTTTTTACCAACCTCTCTATTCCTGACTCTTGCAATCAATCCAACCAGTTTTCCTCTCTCTTTATGAGTATCTATATCAACATTCAACCTCTCAAAATCAGTTCCATTAATAATATGAATTACTTTATGCCCAGTTATTTTAATTTCTTGAAGCAGGTCTTTTTTTGTTGCATCAGAAACAGCAATAATCTTTTTTGGTATATGCTTCAGGACAAATTTATAAAATATGGCATTAAAGTTATTAACTCTTTCACCTTCCTGATTCATATTGATACGGTCATGAATTGTCACAATATGTGGAATTCCAAGAATTAGAGATGCGACTGCGCCCAGCAGATCCTCTCTTCTATTGTGTGTGTGAATAATGTGGATGTTGTTCTCACGGATGATTCTCGTTATATTCCTTAATGAGTGGAAACTGAACTTAGATGAAATTTCATTGCATACTATTTTAAAACCACCCTTCTTTAATACTGCTCCAAACTCACTACTTTCAGGAACTGCAGTAAGCACGCTGAATTTCTCCTTATCAAGATACTTTATAAGGGCTCTTATATGCTCCTCATTTCCGCCGAATACTTTTGAATTTGATACCTGAAGTATGTTTATGCGTTGCTTCATTCTATTACAATATCATCTCCTGTAAAATACACACTATCTGCCTTTATAAGTTGAGGAAGTTTCCAAACTTGTTTTGCTTTAGCTTTTTTATTGATAAGTCTTATAAGATAATCAGGCAAATAAGTATTTTCTAAGATGATGTCCTTGATCCGGAATATAAATCTCTTTTCATCTTCTGTTCCAAGCTCACATATCGCCTTGATGCGCAGTTCTTTTATGAATTTTGTCCTGCCCCCTATAATGACGTCCTCCTCCTCAAAATTAACCTGTTGCGCATATATCTTTTTTAATTTCTTTTTCAGAAATTCCCTGAAACAATCTTTAGATATTATTAATTTTGGCTGCTGGGCATTGCCTGATTCCACACTAATAGTAGAATGAAACAGTAGATCATCCATATTAAGTTTAACCTTGCTCCAGTTGAGATGAATCTTTGCATTTATACCGCGTTTCAACCTTAGATTATCAGTCATTATAACTATCTCATCAAAATAGCCATTTCTGAAATTCCGTGACGGATTTATGCGCATGTTTAAATTGACATCGGAAGAGATTCTACTCTTAAATCTATATTCTAATAATTCCTGTATGTTAGATACGTCTAATTTCTTTTTGATATCCTCGATTTCAATGTCTTTTCTCAAAACAACCCTATACACGCAAAATTGCTCGTCTCCTCTTTTGTATATTTTATGTCGAGAAGCGGCTTGATACCATGCTGTTTTCCAATCCTTCTTCAGTGCATCATTAATCATGGGTATCATACTCAGGTCATCTTTATATGCAACGACATATATGCCATTATAAAACTTGTCGCGTGTATCTTCCGTGAATTTTTCAATACCCCCGTACAGGAGTGTCTTCATGCGCCATTCTTTACCATAGCAGTAATACCACATCTCCCATGGAACCTCCCGCGTGAAATAAATAATACTATTCGGAAGTGCGTTATCCTTTAGATATACAGATGCATTACCCATGCCATCGCTTTTTGAATAGACTGCTCCCATGTCCAATTTCCCGATATTCTTTGTGGAGCAAAGCCCTGATAATATTATTACTAAAATAAAACCTGTTCTTATAAACTTGTTTCTCATTACAGGAGGTTTGATAATATAATTCAGGATCCTTGCAAGCACTATGATCATAAAAGGGGATATTAGAAGCAGGTATCTGTCATATACTTTGAACTGAAACACAACAAAAAGAAGTATGTGTGTGTATACAAAAAGTATCAGAATAATATCAGCAATAATCTCAAATTTCCTTCTAAATTTAATATTAAAGAAAAGTCTTCTGGAGTTATAAACGAGTAAAGGGATTGACAGGATAAATAGGATATTTAATGGTATGGAGTTGAACGTAAGTTTTATATACTGCCACCATTGCCTGGCTCGCTCAAGGAAACTTCCAAAATCAAGTGTAAACACGCCGCTCTGGTGTGAATATGCCTTTCCCAGCATGCCGAATCTTGGCCTTTGGCATAGAGCCGACCATGCAAAAACCAGCGCCAGGATAATTAGGCAGCCATAGATCCACTTAGAATATTTT harbors:
- a CDS encoding glycosyltransferase family 4 protein, with the translated sequence MKQRINILQVSNSKVFGGNEEHIRALIKYLDKEKFSVLTAVPESSEFGAVLKKGGFKIVCNEISSKFSFHSLRNITRIIRENNIHIIHTHNRREDLLGAVASLILGIPHIVTIHDRINMNQEGERVNNFNAIFYKFVLKHIPKKIIAVSDATKKDLLQEIKITGHKVIHIINGTDFERLNVDIDTHKERGKLVGLIARVRNREVGKKGHLYFLQACKIVLEGHKNVTFAICGEDSITREYLESICRKLHIHEHVRFLGYRKDIANVISMCDIIVQPSLFEGLPRVLVEAMYLGKSVVGTDVDGIREIIKHEETGLLIPSKDARSLANAVIQLLDNEGLASKFGRNASKFIKSNYDARIMAKQTELLYQELLAKSRCLPKWVPSIS
- a CDS encoding tagaturonate epimerase family protein, yielding MKSLIEEGYKVYNESKIKKGGKIYLLAKKDLKKYLVSDDTEFEKSVEKISKYNVYEKTHFNALRLRNLFKHLNPVACGIKRSFGFGDRLGLATPGHIKTIKGRDIFPILSQQSIREMERTGRSMEIVLDDAMWGVFQEGYRKGYGADIDHVKEQDDVIKACEHGYTMYTIDPSDYINDNVKDMSHEELTSTYESIPNTDFYERLYLGKTYEIGKIGANTYKMTKTELMNIISVYAKALEHIVNCYNIVKERILNGFDFEASVDETDTPTTLLAHIFIVEELRRNRVNFTSLALRFIGEFEKGIDYIGDIEIFKKDFLAHADICRHFGGYKLSIHSGSDKFSIYPTVAEATEGVFHIKTAGTNWLEAVRLISHKNPVLYRRMHQIALSNFEKDRKSYHVTTDLSRIPALSKLSNEELPELLNENNSRQLLHITYGSILKDMKDEIYKTLNIYENEHYEMLGTHLGKHLDLASNS